A window from Salvia splendens isolate huo1 unplaced genomic scaffold, SspV2 ctg1041, whole genome shotgun sequence encodes these proteins:
- the LOC121788432 gene encoding protein NONRESPONDING TO OXYLIPINS 2, mitochondrial-like isoform X2: protein MASRCSRIFQKSSVSALKSAISKPASSSFNRSATAPSNRPPLFTTPVTSPLRRLSLSRAPSELGGVASLLPLHSAVATARMTSCLSSSSRSCRALSQELGLSVPR from the exons ATGGCATCCAGATGCAGCAGAATTTTCCAGAAATCTTCTGTTTCTGCCCTAAAATCGGCCATTTCGAAGccagcttcttcttctttcaaCAGATCAGCCACCGCCCCATCCAATAGGCCACCTCTATTCACTACTCCAGTGACCTCTCCCCTTCGCCGGTTATCTCTCTCAAG GGCGCCGTCGGAGTTGGGAGGTGTGGCGTCGTTGCTGCCACTGCACAGTGCGGTGGCTACGGCGAGGATGACGTCGTGCCTGAGCTCGTCGTCCAGGAGTTGTCGGGCTCTTTCTCAGG AGCTTGGTCTATCAGTTCCAAGGTGA
- the LOC121788432 gene encoding protein NONRESPONDING TO OXYLIPINS 2, mitochondrial-like isoform X1 codes for MASRCSRIFQKSSVSALKSAISKPASSSFNRSATAPSNRPPLFTTPVTSPLRRLSLSRAPSELGGVASLLPLHSAVATARMTSCLSSSSRSCRALSQGTLCCTSPDL; via the exons ATGGCATCCAGATGCAGCAGAATTTTCCAGAAATCTTCTGTTTCTGCCCTAAAATCGGCCATTTCGAAGccagcttcttcttctttcaaCAGATCAGCCACCGCCCCATCCAATAGGCCACCTCTATTCACTACTCCAGTGACCTCTCCCCTTCGCCGGTTATCTCTCTCAAG GGCGCCGTCGGAGTTGGGAGGTGTGGCGTCGTTGCTGCCACTGCACAGTGCGGTGGCTACGGCGAGGATGACGTCGTGCCTGAGCTCGTCGTCCAGGAGTTGTCGGGCTCTTTCTCAGGGTACACTCTGCTGCACTTCTCCAGATCTCTAG
- the LOC121788433 gene encoding zinc finger protein AZF2-like — MDRERGSSFLPSPPSKNTLFEDYMSLSEEEDLANCLVMLSNKSRAHEKEEMSNFKGKEVEEKSTFQCKACKKVFNSHQALGGHRASHKKKEEQDARCSVCCRVFSSGQALGGHKRCHWLTTSTDNAFIPNFHDFQYDHRSQQLCKKPLFPKPPQQHHNILDHDHQLDLNLNLPPAPPQHNQKRDDPNHLLDAEEARENEASTRLCLHQPKPGEEGCGMKLRKLSVLRDVNLDGGWLQMGIHSTTEMS; from the exons ATGGATAGAGAGAGAGGCTCCTCTTTCTTGCCCTCTCCACCATCTAAAAACACACTATTCGAGGACTACATGAGCTTAAGCGAAGAGGAAGACCTTGCTAATTGCCTCGTGATGCTGTCAAACAAATCCCGCGCCCACGAGAAAGAGGAGATGAGTAATTTCAAGGGGAAGGAAGTAGAGGAAAAGAGCACCTTCCAATGCAAAGCATGTAAAAAAGTGTTCAATTCCCACCAAGCATTAGGGGGCCACAGAGCAAGCCACAAGAAA AAAGAGGAGCAAGATGCACGATGCTCTGTGTGCTGTCGTGTCTTCTCCTCCGGCCAAGCCCTAGGCGGACACAAGCGATGCCACTGGCTCACAACCTCCACAGACAACGCGTTCATCCCAAATTTCCATGATTTCCAATACGATCACAGGAGCCAACAACTCTGCAAGAAACCACTCTTCCCAAAACCACCTCAACAACACCACAATATTCTTGATCATGATCATCAACTCGATCTCAATCTCAACCTCCCTCCTGCACCACCGCAGCATAATCAAAAACGCGATGATCCTAATCATCTTCTTGATGCCGAGGAAGCTCGTGAGAATGAGGCATCGACAAGACTGTGCTTGCATCAACCAAAACCTGGCGAAGAGGGGTGTGGGATGAAGCTAAGGAAGCTAAGCGTTTTGAGAGATGTGAACTTGGATGGAGGGTGGTTGCAGATGGGAATTCATTCAACCACTGAGATGAGTTGA
- the LOC121788432 gene encoding protein NONRESPONDING TO OXYLIPINS 2, mitochondrial-like isoform X3, with protein sequence MASRCSRIFQKSSVSALKSAISKPASSSFNRSATAPSNRPPLFTTPVTSPLRRLSLSRAPSELGGVASLLPLHSAVATARMTSCLSSSSRSCRALSQGT encoded by the exons ATGGCATCCAGATGCAGCAGAATTTTCCAGAAATCTTCTGTTTCTGCCCTAAAATCGGCCATTTCGAAGccagcttcttcttctttcaaCAGATCAGCCACCGCCCCATCCAATAGGCCACCTCTATTCACTACTCCAGTGACCTCTCCCCTTCGCCGGTTATCTCTCTCAAG GGCGCCGTCGGAGTTGGGAGGTGTGGCGTCGTTGCTGCCACTGCACAGTGCGGTGGCTACGGCGAGGATGACGTCGTGCCTGAGCTCGTCGTCCAGGAGTTGTCGGGCTCTTTCTCAGG GCACATGA